A portion of the Bacteroides faecium genome contains these proteins:
- a CDS encoding glycoside hydrolase family 2 protein, translating to MNRISKVFLACACSAFCMNGQAQDNASWTNDFSNTGETLKVVGRGTCSIADNVFRSKGSYALFGNPEWKNYSFSFKARAPKNAEQVQIWASFRNYNRFDRYVVGIKGGLQDDLYLMRTGYMGTDEFMGVRPLGFHPVPGEWYQVKVEVCGNRIRIFLNDEKQPRIDLVDKNANLVPSGEVALGGGWIETEFDDLVVTPMADDALKDVKVAEYKKKATPAEKENKRREERAAYAPVQLKALTGSRTDITLDGNWLFMPDYQLDNKDKAISAQTDDKDWHIMSVPNFWNPIRIWLHGETMPSPTGAQPKGVSDTYYQQETDRCENYTFDYRRVKYAWYRQWMELPADVAGKNLTLTFDAVSKIAEIYINGTLAASNIGMFGEIRVDGSQLLKPGKNLLTVKVTRNADGNTSSDSNSIDFFYSSVRESEKEDGKVTVKKDILKDIAHGFYGDEPAGIWQPVKLTVTDPMKVEDVFIKPTLQGATFDVTIKNHGSKKKQFDLYTDIIDKETGSMLYSGLSLRKLNLNAGEERMETYTINDLKPRLWTPQHPNLYDFKFRLVAAKGTELDCLTETSGFRTFEVKDGLFYLNGNKYWLRGGNHIPFALAPNDENLANTFMQLMKAGNIDVTRTHTTPWNKLWMAAADNNGIGVSFEGTWSWLMIHSTPIPDQRLLEMWRDEFLGLLKKYRNHPSLLFWTVNNEMKFYDNDSDLERAKEKYRIISDVVKEMRRIDPTRPICFDSNYQAKGKDKKFGTDFMNSIDDGDIDDMHGYYNWYDYSVFRFFNGEFQKQFKVADRPLISQEMSTGYPNNETGHPTRSYQLIHQNPYTLIGYEAYDWADPASFLKVQAFITGELAETLRRSNDQASGIMHFALMTWFRQTYDYQNIEPYPTYYALKRALQPVLVSAELWGRNLYAGEKLPTRIYIVNDRENGTDLKPSLLHWEIQDETGKRLANGCENIPAVKHYARYYIEPDIQLPTCLPANKTKAKLVLKLTENGLPISANEYELLLARKEWNAGQVDNSKKIVLLDKDNTKSVFDFLNIKYQPVSSVKELLDSKLKADLCVISGLTTCNDEEKELLRAYQSKGGKLLFLNSKETVKTVYPEYITGWIIPTEGDIVIMERNDAPVFNDIDVLELRYFNNNKREIPVACTATLKAHRHKNVTELAGQMKIHAYIDGGKPEDRIERIESMRGLTMLQIADGKGEAIVSTMCTEKAMTDPIAGKLVVNMINCLATNK from the coding sequence ATGAATAGAATCAGCAAAGTATTTCTAGCCTGTGCGTGCAGCGCCTTCTGCATGAACGGACAAGCACAAGACAATGCTTCATGGACAAACGACTTCTCCAACACCGGAGAAACACTGAAAGTGGTGGGTCGGGGCACATGCAGTATTGCCGACAACGTATTCCGTTCCAAAGGCTCCTACGCCTTATTCGGCAACCCCGAATGGAAGAACTACTCTTTCTCTTTCAAAGCCCGTGCCCCTAAAAATGCCGAACAGGTACAAATCTGGGCGAGTTTCCGCAATTACAACCGTTTCGACCGCTATGTGGTAGGTATCAAAGGCGGACTGCAAGACGACCTCTACCTGATGCGCACCGGATATATGGGTACGGATGAGTTTATGGGTGTCCGTCCGCTGGGCTTCCACCCTGTGCCGGGAGAATGGTATCAGGTGAAAGTAGAAGTTTGCGGCAACCGTATCCGTATCTTCCTCAATGACGAGAAACAACCCCGTATCGACCTCGTGGACAAAAACGCGAACCTCGTTCCATCGGGTGAAGTTGCTTTAGGCGGCGGATGGATAGAGACTGAGTTTGACGACCTTGTCGTAACCCCGATGGCGGACGACGCACTGAAAGACGTAAAAGTAGCGGAATATAAAAAGAAAGCCACCCCTGCGGAAAAAGAAAACAAACGCCGCGAGGAACGTGCCGCCTACGCGCCCGTTCAATTAAAAGCCCTCACCGGCAGCCGCACGGACATCACGCTGGATGGCAACTGGCTCTTTATGCCTGACTATCAACTGGACAACAAGGATAAAGCTATTTCAGCACAAACTGACGATAAGGACTGGCATATCATGTCCGTCCCCAATTTCTGGAATCCTATCCGCATCTGGCTGCACGGCGAAACAATGCCCTCTCCCACCGGAGCACAGCCGAAAGGCGTATCGGACACCTACTATCAACAGGAAACCGACCGTTGCGAAAACTATACCTTTGATTACCGCCGCGTGAAATACGCCTGGTATCGCCAATGGATGGAACTGCCCGCTGACGTAGCAGGCAAGAACCTGACTCTGACCTTCGACGCTGTTTCTAAAATTGCCGAAATCTATATCAACGGCACACTGGCAGCTTCGAACATCGGTATGTTCGGTGAAATCCGGGTAGACGGCAGCCAACTGCTGAAACCCGGCAAGAACCTGCTTACAGTAAAAGTGACGCGCAACGCGGACGGCAACACTTCTTCCGATTCCAACTCTATCGACTTCTTCTACTCTTCCGTCCGCGAAAGTGAGAAAGAGGACGGTAAAGTGACCGTAAAGAAAGATATCCTGAAAGACATCGCACATGGTTTCTACGGTGATGAACCTGCCGGAATCTGGCAACCTGTGAAGCTGACTGTCACCGACCCGATGAAGGTGGAAGATGTCTTTATCAAGCCTACCTTGCAGGGCGCTACCTTCGACGTAACCATAAAGAACCACGGTAGCAAGAAGAAACAATTCGACCTTTACACGGATATTATCGACAAGGAAACCGGCTCTATGCTTTACTCCGGCCTATCTCTGCGGAAACTGAACCTCAACGCAGGCGAAGAACGAATGGAAACGTACACTATAAACGACCTGAAACCCCGTCTATGGACACCGCAGCATCCTAATCTCTATGATTTCAAGTTCCGCCTGGTTGCGGCCAAAGGCACTGAGCTGGACTGCCTGACTGAAACTTCCGGTTTCCGCACTTTTGAAGTAAAGGACGGACTTTTCTACCTGAACGGTAATAAATACTGGTTACGTGGCGGAAACCACATTCCTTTCGCACTGGCCCCCAACGATGAAAACCTGGCCAATACCTTCATGCAACTGATGAAAGCCGGAAACATTGACGTAACCCGCACGCATACCACCCCGTGGAACAAACTTTGGATGGCGGCTGCCGATAACAACGGTATCGGTGTTTCATTCGAAGGTACATGGTCATGGCTGATGATTCACTCCACACCGATTCCCGACCAACGTCTGTTGGAGATGTGGCGCGACGAATTTCTGGGACTGCTGAAAAAGTATCGCAATCATCCGTCATTACTCTTTTGGACAGTAAACAATGAAATGAAGTTCTACGACAATGACAGCGATCTGGAACGTGCCAAAGAGAAATATCGCATTATCTCGGATGTAGTGAAAGAGATGCGCCGCATCGACCCTACCCGTCCTATCTGCTTCGATTCCAACTATCAGGCCAAAGGCAAAGACAAGAAATTCGGCACCGACTTTATGAACAGCATTGATGATGGTGACATTGACGATATGCACGGTTATTACAACTGGTATGACTACTCCGTATTCCGTTTCTTCAACGGTGAATTCCAAAAGCAGTTCAAAGTGGCAGACCGTCCGCTCATCAGCCAGGAAATGTCTACGGGTTATCCCAACAATGAAACGGGGCATCCTACACGTTCTTACCAGCTTATCCATCAGAATCCCTATACATTGATAGGTTATGAGGCTTACGACTGGGCTGACCCTGCATCCTTCCTGAAAGTACAGGCATTCATCACGGGCGAACTGGCTGAAACGCTCCGCCGTTCCAACGACCAGGCTTCGGGTATTATGCACTTTGCGTTAATGACCTGGTTCCGTCAAACATACGATTATCAGAATATCGAGCCGTATCCTACTTACTATGCTTTGAAACGGGCTTTACAACCTGTATTGGTCAGCGCAGAATTATGGGGGCGCAATTTGTATGCCGGCGAGAAGTTGCCTACACGTATCTATATAGTAAACGACCGCGAGAACGGCACGGATTTGAAACCGTCGCTGCTCCATTGGGAAATACAAGACGAAACCGGAAAGCGATTGGCAAACGGTTGTGAAAATATCCCTGCCGTGAAGCATTACGCACGATATTATATCGAACCTGACATTCAGTTACCGACCTGTCTGCCTGCCAACAAGACAAAAGCCAAACTGGTATTGAAACTCACAGAGAACGGCTTGCCCATCTCTGCCAATGAATACGAGTTACTGCTCGCCCGCAAAGAATGGAATGCAGGTCAGGTGGACAACAGCAAAAAGATTGTATTATTAGATAAAGATAACACGAAAAGCGTATTCGACTTCCTGAACATCAAGTATCAACCGGTTTCTTCGGTAAAAGAATTGCTCGACAGCAAACTAAAAGCCGACCTTTGCGTCATCTCCGGACTGACAACTTGCAACGATGAAGAAAAAGAATTGCTCCGTGCCTACCAGTCAAAAGGTGGAAAACTTCTTTTCCTCAACAGCAAGGAAACTGTCAAAACCGTATATCCCGAATATATCACAGGCTGGATTATCCCGACGGAAGGCGATATTGTAATCATGGAACGCAATGACGCTCCGGTCTTTAACGACATCGACGTACTGGAACTGCGCTATTTCAATAACAATAAACGAGAAATTCCCGTGGCATGTACGGCTACCTTGAAAGCTCACCGCCACAAGAATGTAACGGAACTGGCAGGGCAAATGAAAATCCATGCTTACATTGACGGTGGCAAACCAGAAGACCGCATTGAACGGATAGAATCCATGCGCGGACTGACCATGTTACAAATAGCTGACGGAAAGGGAGAAGCCATTGTCTCCACTATGTGCACGGAAAAAGCAATGACAGACCCGATAGCAGGCAAATTGGTAGTGAATATGATAAACTGTCTGGCTACAAATAAATAG
- a CDS encoding glycoside hydrolase family 3 C-terminal domain-containing protein — translation MELINRYRTFLLAGALSVMSCSFIQAQELYKNENAPVHERVTDLLSRMTVEEKISLLRATSPAIPRLGIDKYYHGNEALHGVVRPGRFTVFPQAIGLAATWNPDLQKRVAIVISDEARARWNELEQGREQKEQFSDVLTFWSPTVNMARDPRWGRTPETYGEDPFLSGIMGTAFVQGLQGDDPHYLKIVSTPKHFAANNEEHNRFVCNPQISEKQLREYYFPAFEMCVKEGKAASIMTAYNALNDVPCTLNAWLLQKVLRQDWGFRGYVVSDCGGPSLLVNAHKYVKTKEAAATLSIKAGLDLECGDDVYDQYLLNAYKQYMVSDADIDSAAYNVLTARMKLGLFDGTERNPYTKISPSVIGSKEHQEIALDVARQCIVLLKNKKNMLPLNADKLKSIAVVGINAGKCEFGDYSGAPVVEPVSILQGIKNRVGDKVKVVYAPWKSAADGLELIQGENFPEGLKAEYFEDTHLKGTPKVRTENWINFEPANQAPDPFLPKSPLSIRWTGKLKPTISGRYTFSFTSDDGCRLSIDDQLLIDAWSAHAVSTDSASIYLEAGKNYQLKAEYYDNRDYAIAKLQWKVPQTGKATRLDLYGEAGKAVRECETVVAVMGINKSIEREGQDRYDIQLPADQREFLQEIYKVNPNIVVVLVAGSSLAINWMDEHIPAIVNAWYPGEQGGTAVADVLFGDYNPAGRLPLTYYKSLDELPPFDDYDVTKGRTYKYFKGDVLYPFGYGLSYSSFKYSDLKVKDSANKVTVSFRLKNTGKRKGDEVAQVYVRIPETGGIVPIKELKGFQRVPLKPGESRTVDIELDKEQLRYWDTAKEQFVMPEGIFDIMVGASSKDIRLQTVIGL, via the coding sequence ATGGAGCTAATAAATAGGTATAGAACGTTTTTACTGGCAGGTGCCTTGTCTGTGATGTCCTGTTCTTTTATACAGGCGCAAGAATTGTATAAGAATGAAAATGCGCCCGTACACGAACGAGTGACGGATTTACTCTCCCGCATGACGGTGGAAGAAAAGATAAGTCTGCTGCGTGCCACTTCTCCCGCCATTCCCCGTTTGGGCATTGATAAATACTATCATGGCAATGAAGCGCTGCATGGAGTGGTACGCCCGGGACGTTTTACCGTATTCCCGCAAGCCATCGGCCTGGCCGCCACCTGGAATCCTGATTTACAGAAGCGGGTCGCTATCGTGATTTCGGATGAGGCGCGTGCCCGTTGGAATGAACTGGAGCAGGGCAGGGAGCAGAAAGAGCAATTCAGTGATGTGCTGACCTTTTGGTCGCCTACCGTGAATATGGCACGTGACCCTCGTTGGGGGCGTACCCCGGAAACGTACGGGGAAGACCCTTTCCTCAGTGGAATTATGGGAACTGCTTTTGTGCAGGGACTGCAAGGCGATGACCCGCATTATCTGAAAATCGTTTCCACTCCCAAGCATTTCGCCGCCAATAATGAGGAACACAACCGCTTTGTCTGCAATCCGCAAATCTCCGAAAAGCAATTGCGTGAATATTATTTCCCTGCTTTCGAGATGTGTGTGAAGGAAGGAAAAGCCGCTTCCATCATGACTGCCTATAACGCATTGAACGATGTACCCTGTACGCTGAACGCCTGGCTGTTGCAAAAGGTATTGCGTCAGGACTGGGGATTTCGGGGATATGTCGTTTCCGATTGCGGGGGGCCATCCTTACTTGTAAACGCCCATAAATATGTAAAAACGAAAGAAGCGGCGGCTACTTTATCCATTAAAGCAGGACTTGATTTGGAGTGTGGCGACGATGTCTATGACCAATATCTCCTGAATGCCTACAAGCAATATATGGTATCCGACGCCGACATTGATTCGGCTGCCTATAACGTCCTGACAGCCCGTATGAAACTGGGACTTTTTGATGGAACGGAACGCAATCCGTATACTAAAATCTCCCCGTCGGTGATTGGCTCGAAAGAGCATCAGGAGATAGCTTTGGACGTTGCCCGCCAATGCATTGTTCTGTTGAAGAATAAAAAGAACATGCTTCCGTTGAATGCCGATAAGTTAAAGTCGATAGCAGTGGTTGGTATCAATGCAGGCAAATGCGAGTTTGGAGATTATAGCGGTGCACCGGTAGTAGAGCCTGTTTCCATCTTGCAGGGAATCAAAAACAGGGTAGGCGATAAAGTAAAAGTAGTATATGCTCCCTGGAAATCTGCCGCCGACGGACTGGAATTGATTCAAGGCGAGAACTTCCCCGAAGGATTGAAAGCGGAATATTTTGAAGATACTCATTTGAAAGGTACTCCCAAAGTGCGCACGGAAAACTGGATTAACTTTGAACCTGCCAACCAGGCGCCCGACCCGTTTCTGCCTAAATCTCCGCTTTCTATTCGTTGGACGGGTAAACTGAAACCGACTATCTCCGGTCGCTATACATTCAGCTTTACTTCGGATGACGGTTGCCGTTTAAGCATTGACGACCAGTTGTTGATTGACGCATGGTCGGCGCATGCGGTATCTACGGACTCTGCTTCTATCTATCTCGAAGCAGGAAAAAACTATCAATTAAAAGCCGAATATTACGATAACCGTGATTATGCCATTGCAAAATTGCAATGGAAAGTTCCGCAAACAGGAAAGGCTACCCGTCTTGATTTGTATGGAGAAGCCGGAAAAGCTGTCCGTGAATGTGAGACGGTGGTTGCCGTAATGGGAATCAATAAGTCGATAGAACGCGAAGGACAGGATAGATACGATATTCAGCTTCCGGCAGACCAAAGAGAGTTCTTGCAGGAAATCTATAAAGTGAATCCGAACATAGTCGTTGTCCTCGTTGCAGGAAGTTCATTGGCTATCAACTGGATGGACGAACATATTCCTGCCATCGTGAATGCCTGGTATCCGGGCGAGCAAGGCGGAACGGCTGTTGCCGACGTATTATTCGGTGATTATAATCCTGCCGGACGTTTGCCACTCACTTATTACAAATCGTTGGATGAACTGCCGCCGTTCGATGATTACGATGTCACGAAGGGGCGTACTTATAAGTATTTCAAGGGCGACGTCCTTTATCCTTTTGGCTACGGACTGAGCTATTCTTCTTTTAAGTATAGCGATTTGAAAGTAAAAGACAGCGCAAATAAAGTCACTGTTTCCTTCCGTTTGAAGAACACCGGAAAGAGAAAAGGCGATGAAGTGGCACAGGTGTACGTGCGAATCCCCGAAACAGGCGGCATCGTTCCGATAAAAGAACTGAAAGGCTTCCAACGTGTCCCTTTGAAACCGGGCGAGAGCCGTACCGTAGATATTGAGCTTGATAAAGAACAACTTCGTTATTGGGATACGGCAAAAGAGCAGTTTGTAATGCCTGAAGGCATATTTGACATCATGGTCGGTGCATCTTCCAAAGATATTCGTTTGCAGACGGTAATCGGTTTATAG
- a CDS encoding family 43 glycosylhydrolase, translating to MKRATYLLIAGVMAGCIASCSSEKRIAKHRIVTNPINLNYRFQPQDESRREAADPVLEYFKGYYYLFASKSGGYWRSEDLADWEYIPCTTIPTLEDYAPTILPIGDTLYFTASSGQTQIFKNAHPEKDAWEAVDTKLTYRLHDPAFYKDDDGKVYMYWGCSDKEPIMGVEVDPKDGFREIGEAKELIAHHGDKYGWEVPGKNNEEPRQGWNEGPCMLKFEGRYYLQYAAPGTQYRIYGDGIYVGDTPLGPFEYMEDNPFSFKPGGFIGGAGHGHTFQDKYGNYWHVASMTISVRHWFERRLGLFPVAISTRNGMYAHTAWSDYPFSIPDRKTDFDKTDLSMGWNLLSYRKPVQASSALTGYEPSKANDEQIETWWAAETGKKNEWLQVDLQTPMSVNAVHVNFADHNFKVFAPHPPVVYQFVIEGSTDGRKWITLIDEKENTKDEPHCLYPLDKPVNLRYLRICNTKDMEGCFSLSGFRIFGKGEGAVPSKVTGFRAIRNQEDKRIYRFTWDAQKGATGYVLRWGTQKDKLTHAVTVFDHQYEARYFNRDSEYYFSITAFNENGISN from the coding sequence ATGAAAAGAGCTACTTACCTGTTAATAGCAGGCGTAATGGCAGGATGTATCGCTTCCTGTTCATCCGAGAAGCGGATAGCCAAACATAGGATTGTGACGAACCCCATCAATCTGAACTACCGCTTTCAGCCGCAAGACGAATCACGTCGTGAAGCTGCCGACCCGGTACTGGAGTACTTTAAAGGCTATTATTATCTGTTTGCATCCAAGTCCGGCGGCTATTGGCGTTCTGAAGATTTGGCGGACTGGGAATACATTCCCTGCACTACCATCCCTACCTTGGAAGATTATGCTCCCACCATTCTTCCGATAGGAGACACGCTGTACTTCACAGCTTCCAGCGGGCAAACTCAAATCTTCAAGAATGCTCACCCGGAAAAAGATGCCTGGGAAGCCGTAGATACCAAACTGACCTACCGTCTGCACGACCCCGCCTTCTACAAAGACGACGACGGCAAAGTATATATGTATTGGGGCTGCTCGGATAAAGAGCCAATCATGGGCGTGGAAGTAGACCCGAAAGACGGCTTCCGGGAGATAGGTGAAGCCAAAGAACTGATAGCGCATCATGGTGATAAATACGGTTGGGAAGTCCCCGGCAAGAATAATGAAGAACCACGCCAGGGATGGAACGAAGGCCCTTGCATGCTGAAATTTGAAGGACGCTACTATTTGCAGTACGCGGCTCCCGGCACTCAATATCGTATTTATGGAGATGGAATTTATGTAGGAGATACGCCTTTAGGCCCATTTGAATACATGGAAGATAATCCGTTTTCATTCAAACCGGGCGGCTTCATCGGTGGAGCAGGGCATGGGCATACTTTCCAAGATAAATATGGAAACTACTGGCACGTAGCCTCTATGACCATTTCCGTCCGCCATTGGTTTGAGCGTAGGCTGGGACTTTTTCCCGTAGCTATCTCTACCCGCAACGGCATGTACGCACATACAGCCTGGTCGGATTATCCTTTCTCGATTCCCGACCGGAAAACGGACTTTGACAAGACCGATTTAAGCATGGGATGGAACCTGCTTTCATACCGGAAACCGGTACAGGCTTCTTCCGCCCTCACCGGCTACGAACCGTCTAAGGCCAATGACGAACAGATTGAAACCTGGTGGGCTGCCGAAACCGGAAAAAAGAACGAATGGCTGCAAGTCGATTTACAAACTCCCATGTCGGTAAATGCCGTACACGTGAACTTTGCCGACCATAATTTTAAAGTCTTTGCACCACATCCGCCGGTCGTTTATCAATTCGTTATCGAAGGCTCGACAGACGGAAGGAAATGGATAACCCTGATTGATGAAAAGGAAAATACGAAAGACGAACCCCATTGCCTGTATCCACTGGATAAGCCTGTGAATCTCCGATACCTGCGAATTTGTAACACAAAGGATATGGAAGGATGTTTTTCTTTGTCCGGTTTTCGTATATTTGGCAAGGGTGAAGGCGCAGTTCCTTCTAAAGTAACCGGCTTCCGGGCTATCCGTAATCAGGAAGATAAACGAATCTACCGCTTCACCTGGGATGCGCAAAAGGGGGCTACCGGATACGTATTGCGATGGGGAACTCAAAAAGATAAGTTGACGCACGCCGTGACAGTCTTCGACCATCAATATGAAGCCCGTTACTTTAACAGGGATTCGGAATATTATTTCTCGATAACAGCATTCAATGAGAACGGCATTAGTAATTAA
- a CDS encoding glycoside hydrolase family 3 C-terminal domain-containing protein, which produces MKNKMKWMLAVGLLSCSVAMAQQQSDILSVSASANAENASLAFDKNVKTMWTIPSQALKAEQWLMFTIQQPGDVCELDLQMQGINKNELKDALDIFVTYDPMNLGTPVNYQVEGNDKQMKVKFTPKYGAHVKLNFKPGKLDKPFSLKEISVLVAEKVLTDSKGKVTDRRYMDASLPVEERVESLLAVMTPEDKMELIREGWGIPGIPHLYVPPITKVEAVHGFSYGSGATIFPQALAMGATWNRKLTEEVAMVIGDETVAANTKQAWSPVLDVAQDARWGRCEETFGEDPVLVSQIGGAWIKGYQSRGLFTTPKHFGGHGAPLGGRDSHDIGLSEREMREVHLVPFRHAIRNYDCQSLMMAYSDYMGIPVAKSTELLQQILRQEWGFNGFIVSDCGAIGNLTARKHYTAKDKIEAANQALAAGIATNCGDTYNNKEVIQAAKDGRINMENLDNVCRTMLSTMFRNELFEKNPCKPLDWKKIYPGWNSDSHKEMARQAARESIVMLENKDNLLPLTKTLRTIAVLGPGADDLQPGDYTPKLQPGQLKSVLTGIKDAVGKQTKVLYEQGCDFTNPNATNIPKAVKAASQSDVVVMVLGDCSTSEATTDVRKTCGENNDWATLILPGKQQELLEAVCATGKPVILILQAGRPYDILKASEMCKAILVNWLPGQEGGPAMADVLFGDYNPGGRLPMTFPRHVGQLPLYYNFKTSGRRYEYVDMEYYPLYRFGFGLSYTSFEYSDLKIKEQPNGNVTVQATVKNVGSRAGDEVAQLYVTDMYASVKTRVMELKDFDRVHLQPGESKTVSFELTPYDISLLNDHMDRVVEKGEFKICVGGMSPDYKANNEIKHSVGFSDKKKGVSGMLNYTHEFGANFNLSISKVEENLTKNQKTVWVSVKNEGSLMDIGKVEMFIDGIKIGDAIHYELGAGEEKLIPFKLNKDSKQPVAFTTKYKMVAL; this is translated from the coding sequence ATGAAAAACAAAATGAAATGGATGCTGGCAGTAGGATTATTGTCATGTTCAGTAGCAATGGCGCAGCAACAAAGCGATATCCTGTCGGTATCGGCTTCTGCAAATGCGGAAAATGCTTCTTTGGCATTTGATAAGAATGTAAAGACAATGTGGACAATCCCCTCTCAGGCATTAAAGGCCGAGCAATGGCTGATGTTTACTATCCAACAACCCGGCGATGTCTGCGAACTGGATCTTCAGATGCAGGGCATCAACAAAAACGAGCTAAAAGATGCATTGGATATTTTTGTCACTTATGACCCAATGAACCTGGGAACTCCCGTAAATTACCAGGTAGAAGGGAATGACAAACAAATGAAAGTGAAATTCACTCCTAAATATGGTGCTCATGTCAAACTAAACTTCAAACCCGGAAAGTTGGATAAGCCTTTTTCTCTAAAGGAGATTTCCGTGCTCGTAGCGGAAAAGGTTCTGACGGACAGCAAAGGTAAAGTAACTGACCGCCGTTATATGGACGCGTCTCTTCCCGTAGAAGAACGTGTGGAAAGCCTGTTGGCGGTGATGACGCCGGAAGATAAAATGGAACTGATTCGTGAAGGATGGGGCATCCCCGGTATCCCTCATTTATATGTGCCGCCTATTACAAAGGTAGAAGCGGTACACGGCTTCTCATACGGTAGCGGCGCAACTATTTTCCCGCAAGCCCTGGCAATGGGAGCTACCTGGAACAGAAAACTGACGGAAGAAGTGGCGATGGTTATCGGTGACGAGACGGTAGCGGCAAATACCAAACAGGCATGGTCGCCCGTATTGGACGTTGCACAGGATGCACGTTGGGGACGCTGTGAAGAAACTTTCGGAGAAGACCCCGTACTGGTTTCACAAATTGGCGGTGCATGGATTAAGGGCTATCAATCCAGAGGCTTGTTTACCACTCCCAAACACTTCGGCGGACACGGTGCCCCATTAGGCGGACGTGATTCGCACGACATCGGACTGTCCGAGCGTGAAATGCGCGAAGTGCATTTGGTTCCGTTCCGTCATGCTATCCGCAACTACGATTGCCAGTCTTTGATGATGGCTTACTCCGACTATATGGGAATTCCTGTTGCCAAAAGTACGGAATTGCTCCAACAGATTTTACGCCAGGAATGGGGATTCAACGGATTTATTGTCAGCGACTGCGGCGCTATCGGAAATCTGACTGCGCGTAAGCATTATACGGCAAAAGATAAGATTGAAGCTGCCAACCAGGCATTGGCTGCCGGCATCGCTACCAATTGCGGTGATACCTATAATAATAAGGAAGTGATTCAAGCCGCCAAAGACGGACGCATCAACATGGAAAACCTGGATAACGTATGTCGTACCATGCTATCTACCATGTTCCGCAACGAACTCTTCGAGAAGAACCCTTGCAAACCGTTGGATTGGAAGAAAATCTATCCGGGATGGAACTCGGACAGCCACAAAGAAATGGCACGCCAGGCAGCACGTGAATCTATTGTAATGTTGGAAAACAAAGACAATCTTCTGCCTCTGACCAAGACCCTGCGTACTATTGCAGTGTTAGGCCCCGGAGCGGACGACCTTCAACCGGGCGATTACACCCCGAAATTACAGCCAGGACAATTGAAATCCGTACTGACGGGTATCAAAGATGCCGTAGGCAAACAAACGAAAGTTCTCTATGAACAAGGTTGCGACTTTACAAATCCGAACGCAACGAATATCCCTAAGGCTGTCAAAGCAGCTTCCCAATCGGACGTTGTAGTAATGGTATTGGGTGACTGCTCCACCAGTGAAGCCACCACTGATGTCCGCAAAACGTGCGGAGAGAACAACGACTGGGCTACCCTGATTCTGCCCGGCAAACAACAGGAACTGTTGGAAGCCGTTTGCGCAACAGGGAAACCGGTCATCCTGATTCTTCAGGCAGGACGTCCCTACGACATTCTGAAAGCATCAGAAATGTGTAAAGCGATTCTTGTAAACTGGCTTCCGGGACAGGAAGGCGGTCCGGCAATGGCAGATGTTCTGTTCGGTGACTACAACCCCGGCGGTCGCTTACCTATGACTTTCCCGCGCCACGTAGGACAACTCCCTCTATATTATAACTTCAAGACTTCAGGTCGTCGTTACGAATATGTAGATATGGAATATTATCCGCTTTACCGCTTCGGATTCGGACTTAGCTACACTTCTTTTGAATACTCAGACTTGAAGATTAAGGAACAACCGAACGGCAATGTAACTGTTCAGGCTACCGTGAAGAATGTAGGAAGCCGTGCCGGTGACGAAGTGGCGCAATTGTATGTGACGGATATGTACGCCAGTGTAAAGACCCGCGTCATGGAACTGAAAGACTTCGACCGTGTTCACTTGCAGCCGGGAGAATCGAAAACCGTCTCTTTTGAACTGACACCCTACGACATATCCCTGCTCAACGACCATATGGACAGAGTCGTGGAAAAAGGAGAATTCAAAATATGCGTCGGCGGCATGAGCCCCGATTACAAAGCTAACAATGAAATCAAGCACAGTGTAGGCTTCAGCGATAAGAAGAAAGGCGTATCCGGCATGCTTAATTATACGCATGAGTTTGGCGCCAACTTCAATCTCTCTATATCAAAGGTAGAAGAGAATTTGACGAAGAATCAGAAGACCGTATGGGTAAGCGTGAAGAATGAAGGTTCATTGATGGATATTGGTAAAGTTGAAATGTTTATTGACGGTATAAAGATAGGTGATGCCATCCATTATGAACTGGGAGCAGGAGAAGAAAAATTGATTCCGTTCAAGCTGAATAAAGACAGCAAGCAACCCGTTGCCTTTACTACCAAGTATAAAATGGTGGCTCTGTAG